The DNA window CGGATCATGTAACGGACCTCCTGGGGAACGGCGGCGGGCCGGCTGCGCCGAGGGAGCCGAGGGAGAGGGTGGGTGTCCGAGGGCCGGTGCGGGTGCGCGGGTGGCGCGCGGCTCCGAGGGACCCTCTCCGGCCACGGTGACACGGCGGGGCCCGATGCCGCGCGGGGCGGTTCTGCCTGCGCCGCCGCCTTCACCCGACCGGGTGTGTCGGGCCGCTCCGGCGGAACGGTCGGTTCCGGTCCGTGTCCGAAACCCGGGAGCGGGTAGGCGTACCTCCGGGTGGCCCGGTGTTCCGCGCTGCGCGGCCCCAGTCGCCCCGGCCATGGACCACGACGCTGGAGGCGACGAGACCATGCGGCAGTTCATCCCCAATCGCGACCGCGGCGCGGCGGGCGGCTCCGACGCCCCGCGCACCTCTCCGCACGGCATGCCGCTCGAAGGCCAGGGCCCTCCGGGCCGCCGCAGCCATCTGCGGCCGACCGACACCCATCTGCCCGATCCGCACCTCACATACGACATCACCGGTCGGCGCCGCGACCGCACCGGTCTCACCGGGCCGGGCGGGCGCAGCCTGTCGGACATCCGGATCTTCCTGGCGAGCGTCTTCGCGCCGGTGCTGCTGGTGGGGGCGGCGATCCTGGCCTTCGCGGCGTCGCTGGCCGCCGGCGGGTCCTCCGCCCGGAGCACCCTGGTGTGGTTGGCCGTCGCCTGCTTTGTGCTCTCGGTGGGCGCCGCGCTGGATGTGGCCCAGTCGGTCTGGCGCCGTCGGCGCCGGGAGCGGCAGCGGATGACCGAGGCTCCCCCGTACGGGTGATCTGGCCGGGCCGGTGAAGCTCTTCACCCATACCGGGCCCTACCTGCCGCACCCCCGAAGCTTTCCGCTCAGATGACGGTCCTCCTCGGGCAGAGTCGATCGACAGTCGCACAAAAGCTGTCAATCGGCGTGTGCCCGGTGACATGGTCCCTAGGGTCGCCACTGCTCTGCCGACCCGCCCGGGTCGGCCTTGTCCGGCCGAGCCGGCGCCCCAACCGGAGGACTCTCAGCGCGATGAGCAACATGGAAGCGGCACTCAAGGAAGCGATGACCATCGAGGGCGCCATCGGTGTCGCACTGGTCGACTACAGCAGCGGCATGGCCCTCGGCACCCTGGGCAACTCCAAGGAGCTCGACCTCAATGTAGCCGCCGCCGGCAACACCGACGTCGTGCGCGCCAAGATGCGCACCATGGAGATGCTCAACCTCCACAACGAGACCATCGAGGACATCCTGATCACGCTGACCGGCCAGTACCACCTGATCCGGCCGCTGACGCACCGCAGCAGCAAGGGGATCTTCTTCTACCTCGCACTGGACCGGCACCGGGCGAACCTGGCGATGGCCCGGCACATCATCCGCAAGGTGGAGGAGAACCTGGAGATCTGACCGGGCCGCGAGCCGGGCCGCCCACCGTGCCCCCTCCGAGACGGAGGGGACCCGGTGGGCGGCCCGTTTCCCCGGCGGCGCTCACCGGTTGGCGACCGCCTGCTTCACCAGCGTCCGGCCGAAGTCCCACATCAGGCCGCTGCCCCGGTGGGCGTCGTCCATGACCTCGGTGAAGGCGTCCACAAAGCGGTCGACGTCCCGCTCGGTGATGGTCAGCGGCGGGATCAGCTTGATCACCTCCAGATGGTCCCCGGAGACCTGGGTGAGGATGCGGTGCCGCTGCATCAGCGGCACCACCACCATCTGCGCGAAGAGGCCCTTGCGAGCCGCCTGGAGCGCGGCCCAGCCGGTGCGCAGCTTCAGCGACCTCGGCCTGCCGAACTCGATGCCGATCATCAGGCCCCGGCCACGTACGTCCGCCAGCAGCTCATACCGGTCCACCAGGGCCGCCAGCCGCCCACGGAAGAGGTCGCCGATCCGCCGGGTGTGGGCGACCACCTGCTCGTCCTCCATCACCTGGAGGGTGGCCAATCCGGCCGCCATCGCCTGCGCATTGGACCCGAAGCTGGCGGAGTGGACCAGCACCCGGTCCATCGAGGAGTAGACCGCCCGGAAGATCCAGTCCTTGCCCAGGGTCGCCCCGACCGGGACATACCCGCCGGAGAGCGCCTTGGCCGCGCAGACCAGGTCGGGCTCCACGCCCTCCTCGTGCTGGTAGGCGAAGAAGTCGCCGGTGCGGCCGATGCCGGTCTGCACCTCGTCGCAGATCAGCAGCGCCTTGTGGCGGTGCAGCAGGTCCTGGGCGGCCTTCAGCCAGCCGGGCGGGGCGGCGTGCACGCCCTTGCCCTGGATCGGCTCCACGATCAGCGCGGCCACATCGCCCCGGCGCAGCTCGCGCTCCAGCGCGGCGAGGTCGCCCAGCGGCACTGCGGTGTCCGGCAGCAGCGGGTCGAAGCCCTTGCGGAAGCCGGTCTCGCCGTTGACCGAGAGCGAGCCGGTGGTGAGGCCGTGGAAGGCGTGGTCGCAGTAGAGGACACGGCTGCGGCCGGTGGCGTACCGGGCGAACTTCAGCGCGGTCTCGACCGCCTCGGTGCCGCTGTTGCCGAAGAAGACCCGGTCCAGGTGCGGGGTGTGGGCCAGCAGCTTCTCGGCGAGCAGGCCGGGCAGCGGGGAGCAGTCGAAGCGGGTGAGGTCGGGCAGGTCGAGGTCCATCACCTGCTGCACGGCGCGGCGCACCACCGGGTGGTGGCGGCCCAGTGCGAAGATGCCGAACCCGGCGAGCATGTCGAGGTACTGGTTGCCGTCGGCGTCGTAGAAGTACGGCCCCTCGGCCCGCTCGTAGAACTTGTCGAAGCCGATGGTGTGCAGCATCCGAGGCAGCTGCGGGTTGAGGTAGCGCTCCTGGAGCTCATAGCGCTCGGCGCCGCGCCGGGCGAGCAGCGCCGCCAGGTCGAAGCCGGTACCCGACCGGGGCTCCGGTGGGCGCGACATGCCCGGCTCCTCGGCTCGGGCGGCGGCGACGGTCTCAGAGGCCACGGTGCGGGTCCCCTCCTCGGGTGCGTGCGGCTTCGGCGGTGCGCGGGCGCAGGACGGGCACCCGGGCGGCGGCGGCGCCCGGAGCGGTCTCCGTCCCGTTGGGGCGGCGTCGGGCGGCCACCCGGGTGAGACCTGCGGTACGGGCGAAGGCGGCGGTCTGGGCGGCGATGCCGGGGCCGGTCAGCCCGATCTCATTGAGGATCTCGCCCCGGGCGGCATGGGCCAGGAACTGCTGCGGGATGCCGAGTTCGCGGACCGGGGTGCGGACCTCCGCGTCCCGCAGCGCCTGGGCGACGGCGGCGCCCACGCCCCCGGTGCGGCCGTTGTCCTCGACCGTCACCACCAGCCGGTGCCCGGCGGCGAGCCGTACCAGCGCGGGGTCGACCGGCTTGACCCAGCGGGGGTCGGCCACGGTGGCGCTCAGCCCGTCGGCGGTGAGCAGCGCGGCGGCGTCCAGACAGGGCTGGGCCATGGTGCCGACGGCCACCAGCAGCACATCCGGCGGGTCGGCGGGGCTGCCTCCGGGAGGCGTGGTGCGCCGCAGCACATCGACGCCGCCGATCCGCTCGACGGCACTGATGGCCGGGCCGACATCGGCCTTGGGGAAGCGGACCACGGTGGGCGCGTCATCGACGTCCAGCGCTTCACGGAGCTGGGCGCGCAGCTGGTCGGCGTCGCGCGGGGCGGCGAGCCGCAGCCCGGGGACGACCTGGAGGACG is part of the Peterkaempfera bronchialis genome and encodes:
- a CDS encoding aspartate aminotransferase family protein, which encodes MSRPPEPRSGTGFDLAALLARRGAERYELQERYLNPQLPRMLHTIGFDKFYERAEGPYFYDADGNQYLDMLAGFGIFALGRHHPVVRRAVQQVMDLDLPDLTRFDCSPLPGLLAEKLLAHTPHLDRVFFGNSGTEAVETALKFARYATGRSRVLYCDHAFHGLTTGSLSVNGETGFRKGFDPLLPDTAVPLGDLAALERELRRGDVAALIVEPIQGKGVHAAPPGWLKAAQDLLHRHKALLICDEVQTGIGRTGDFFAYQHEEGVEPDLVCAAKALSGGYVPVGATLGKDWIFRAVYSSMDRVLVHSASFGSNAQAMAAGLATLQVMEDEQVVAHTRRIGDLFRGRLAALVDRYELLADVRGRGLMIGIEFGRPRSLKLRTGWAALQAARKGLFAQMVVVPLMQRHRILTQVSGDHLEVIKLIPPLTITERDVDRFVDAFTEVMDDAHRGSGLMWDFGRTLVKQAVANR